The following are from one region of the Salvia hispanica cultivar TCC Black 2014 chromosome 1, UniMelb_Shisp_WGS_1.0, whole genome shotgun sequence genome:
- the LOC125222348 gene encoding putative late blight resistance protein homolog R1B-16 isoform X2 — MAATAHASLVSLLNTMDQIQTHPRLSIYFDNYQFQSLREVVYFLVDFVENFSEVEDMMRRIGDAAHEAEDIIEVEAADRIRGESTTKSLTMLLHLQRIIQNISSIKDEVIKFKEETGFINSMPPSSSLSSSSSAPRVTKKTNMLGFDRYVAQLLDELTGYDCCRRILPIVGMGGIGKTTLARNVYEHSIMVHHFDVRAWVVVSQEYNTSDMLSQALSCLGRSPKNKPDDQLGEELYKTLSGRRYLVILDDVWSVEAWEKIQFFFPQNDNGSRIVVTTRQQELVNYFGCSSVAVGFLDDENSWKLLCDVAFAGQGCPPRLEKIMEEIVTKCKGLPLAIRVIGGLLGKSPRTQEYWEKIAKDKSLVMEYSGDGSKPSSILYTSYKHLPVWLRSCFLYLGLFPEDHEIDVPNLIKLWVAEGFIKPIKSLSLEQIAEAYIKELIDRNLLIVTELEINKKVSYCCLHDLIRELCIWIAEKENFYYDQRDIAGWRHFISDERTRGFYCRESWTSLEKPSVMRPLILSREEGEAPLKSRLLRVLVADHESRLDPSFQQVNVRYISLKSYTFGIPIPWSISLCWSLQSLILEQWTRVVVPSDIWKMPQLRHIEISLMVVENPTPGDVFVLHNLQTLKLVKDLIFTEEVCARIPNIRELGIVYGFDKQAGVRRDKFHLQNFGRLNKLESLQYSFLGGGYVSDRFEKLKLPNSLTKLILNNCYMVWSDMAIIALLPHLQLLRLEQRAVVGAEWNFVNEEFRSLKHLIIFNCDDMFHWIAEKSNFPVLETLDLWNLDKLDKVPWDIGEIPTLERICVRYCTKSASMSAMEILEEQENLGNQVLHLGIEFKGDPMWMEKVKQRFTSQNLHISSKRSPS; from the exons ATGGCAGCAACGGCTCATGCATCTCTAGTGTCGCTGTTGAATACTATGGATCAGATCCAGACTCATCCCCGCCTTTCCATCTATTTCGACAACTATCAGTTTCAATCTCTTCGGGAGGTGGTGTATTTCCTTGTTGATTTTGTGGAGAATTTTTCTGAAGTAGAAGATATGATGAGGCGAATTGGGGATGCAGCTCATGAGGCTGAAGACATAATTGAAGTCGAAGCTGCTGATCGAATTCGTGGTGAGTCTACTACAAAAAGTCTAACAATGTTGCTCCATCTGCAGAGAATAATACAAAACATTAGCTCTATCAAGGATGAGGTTATCAAGTTTAAAGAGGAAACTGGATTCATAAATTCGATGCCTCCTTCATCATCATTGTCATCGTCATCATCAGCTCCTCGTGTCACTAAGAAGACTAACATGCTGGGATTTGATCGCTATGTGGCGCAGCTTTTGGATGAGCTCACCGGATATGATTGTTGTCGGCGAATACTCCCAATCGTTGGAATGGGAGGCATTGGTAAGACCACTCTTGCGAGAAATGTTTATGAACATTCAATTATGGTGCATCATTTTGATGTTCGTGCTTGGGTTGTCGTGTCTCAAGAATATAATACAAGTGATATGCTTTCACAAGCACTTTCTTGCCTAGGTCGATCGCCCAAGAATAAACCTGATGATCAACTAGGTGAAGAGTTGTATAAAACATTATCAGGCAGACGGTATCTGGTAATATTGGATGATGTGTGGAGTGTTGAGGCGTGGGAAAAGATACAGTTCTTCTTCCCCCAAAATGATAATGGAAGCAGAATTGTTGTAACGACCAGGCAACAAGAACTGGTTAATTACTTTGGCTGCTCTTCAGTTGCGGTGGGTTTTCTTGATGATGAAAATAGTTGGAAGCTTTTATGTGACGTGGCATTTGCAGGACAAGGTTGCCCTCCTCGGCTAGAAAAAATCATGGAGGAGATTGTCACGAAATGCAAAGGACTTCCACTTGCAATCAGGGTGATTGGAGGGCTTCTTGGAAAGTCACCGAGGACGCAAGAGTATTGGGAAAAAATCGCAAAAGACAAGAGCTTGGTTATGGAATATTCAGGTGATGGCAGCAAACCCTCCAGCATATTATACACGAGTTACAAGCATTTGCCTGTTTGGTTAAGATCATGTTTTCTTTACTTGGGACTATTTCCCGAAGACCATGAAATAGATGTGCCTAATCTTATCAAATTATGGGTTGCGGAGGGATTCATAAAACCAATTAAAAGCCTAAGTTTGGAACAGATTGCTGAGGCTTACATAAAGGAGCTTATTGATAGGAATCTTCTAATAGTTACTGAATTGGAAATAAACAAGAAAGTTTCATATTGTTGCCTTCATGATCTAATAAGAGAGCTATGCATATGGATAGCAGAGAAAGAAAACTTCTATTATGACCAAAGGGACATAGCTGGGTGGCGTCACTTCATATCTGATGAAAGAACGAGAGGTTTTTACTGTCGAGAATCTTGGACTAGTTTAGAAAAGCCATCAGTTATGAGACCTCTAATATTGAGTAGGGAGGAAGGAGAAGCACCACTTAAATCTAGATTGTTGAGAGTGTTGGTTGCTGATCATGAGAGTCGCCTAGACCCTTCTTTTCAGCAAGTTAACGTGCGCTACATATCCCTAAAATCTTATACATTTGGTATACCTATTCCTTGGTCAATATCACTATGTTGGAGTTTGCAAAGTTTGATTCTGGAACAATGGACGCGAGTAGTTGTACCATCCGATATTTGGAAGATGCCACAACTTAGGCATATCGAGATCAGCTTAATGGTAGTAGAGAATCCTACCCCCGGTGACGTCTTTGTTTTGCACAACTTACAAACACTCAAGTTGGTAAAGGATCTCATTTTCACAGAGGAGGTGTGTGCGAGAATACCAAACATTAGGGAATTGGGAATTGTATATGGCTTCGATAAACAAGCTGGGGTAAGAAGGGACAAGTTCCATCTGCAAAATTTTGGCCGCTTAAACAAGCTTGAATCACTACAATACTCTTTCCTTGGAGGGGGATACGTAAGCGATCGCTTTGAGAAGCTTAAATTGCCCAACTCACTCACGAAGCTCATTTTAAACAATTGTTATATGGTGTGGAGTGATATGGCAATTATTGCATTGTTGCCTCATCTTCAACTTCTTCGATTGGAACAACGTGCAGTTGTAGGGGCAGAGTGGAATTTTGTTAATGAGGAATTTCGTAGCTTGAAACATCTTATCATTTTTAACTGTGATGATATGTTTCATTGGATTGCGGAAAAGTCCAATTTTCCAGTGCTGGAGACGCTCGATCTTTGGAATTTAGATAAACTGGATAAGGTTCCTTGGGATATTGGAGAAATACCCACACTCGAAAGAATATGTGTTCGTTACTGTACGAAATCAGCGAGCATGTCAGCAATGGAGATACTAGAGGAACAAGAGAATCTTGGAAATCAAGTCCTTCATCTTGGAATTGAATTCAAAGGAGATCCGATGTGGATGGAAAAGGTCAAACAACGCTTCACATCCCAAAATCTTCACATTTCATCGAAG AGATCCCCAAGTTGA
- the LOC125222348 gene encoding putative late blight resistance protein homolog R1B-16 isoform X1 — protein MAATAHASLVSLLNTMDQIQTHPRLSIYFDNYQFQSLREVVYFLVDFVENFSEVEDMMRRIGDAAHEAEDIIEVEAADRIRGESTTKSLTMLLHLQRIIQNISSIKDEVIKFKEETGFINSMPPSSSLSSSSSAPRVTKKTNMLGFDRYVAQLLDELTGYDCCRRILPIVGMGGIGKTTLARNVYEHSIMVHHFDVRAWVVVSQEYNTSDMLSQALSCLGRSPKNKPDDQLGEELYKTLSGRRYLVILDDVWSVEAWEKIQFFFPQNDNGSRIVVTTRQQELVNYFGCSSVAVGFLDDENSWKLLCDVAFAGQGCPPRLEKIMEEIVTKCKGLPLAIRVIGGLLGKSPRTQEYWEKIAKDKSLVMEYSGDGSKPSSILYTSYKHLPVWLRSCFLYLGLFPEDHEIDVPNLIKLWVAEGFIKPIKSLSLEQIAEAYIKELIDRNLLIVTELEINKKVSYCCLHDLIRELCIWIAEKENFYYDQRDIAGWRHFISDERTRGFYCRESWTSLEKPSVMRPLILSREEGEAPLKSRLLRVLVADHESRLDPSFQQVNVRYISLKSYTFGIPIPWSISLCWSLQSLILEQWTRVVVPSDIWKMPQLRHIEISLMVVENPTPGDVFVLHNLQTLKLVKDLIFTEEVCARIPNIRELGIVYGFDKQAGVRRDKFHLQNFGRLNKLESLQYSFLGGGYVSDRFEKLKLPNSLTKLILNNCYMVWSDMAIIALLPHLQLLRLEQRAVVGAEWNFVNEEFRSLKHLIIFNCDDMFHWIAEKSNFPVLETLDLWNLDKLDKVPWDIGEIPTLERICVRYCTKSASMSAMEILEEQENLGNQVLHLGIEFKGDPMWMEKVKQRFTSQNLHISSKGFYHSLSYNLLTHSR, from the exons ATGGCAGCAACGGCTCATGCATCTCTAGTGTCGCTGTTGAATACTATGGATCAGATCCAGACTCATCCCCGCCTTTCCATCTATTTCGACAACTATCAGTTTCAATCTCTTCGGGAGGTGGTGTATTTCCTTGTTGATTTTGTGGAGAATTTTTCTGAAGTAGAAGATATGATGAGGCGAATTGGGGATGCAGCTCATGAGGCTGAAGACATAATTGAAGTCGAAGCTGCTGATCGAATTCGTGGTGAGTCTACTACAAAAAGTCTAACAATGTTGCTCCATCTGCAGAGAATAATACAAAACATTAGCTCTATCAAGGATGAGGTTATCAAGTTTAAAGAGGAAACTGGATTCATAAATTCGATGCCTCCTTCATCATCATTGTCATCGTCATCATCAGCTCCTCGTGTCACTAAGAAGACTAACATGCTGGGATTTGATCGCTATGTGGCGCAGCTTTTGGATGAGCTCACCGGATATGATTGTTGTCGGCGAATACTCCCAATCGTTGGAATGGGAGGCATTGGTAAGACCACTCTTGCGAGAAATGTTTATGAACATTCAATTATGGTGCATCATTTTGATGTTCGTGCTTGGGTTGTCGTGTCTCAAGAATATAATACAAGTGATATGCTTTCACAAGCACTTTCTTGCCTAGGTCGATCGCCCAAGAATAAACCTGATGATCAACTAGGTGAAGAGTTGTATAAAACATTATCAGGCAGACGGTATCTGGTAATATTGGATGATGTGTGGAGTGTTGAGGCGTGGGAAAAGATACAGTTCTTCTTCCCCCAAAATGATAATGGAAGCAGAATTGTTGTAACGACCAGGCAACAAGAACTGGTTAATTACTTTGGCTGCTCTTCAGTTGCGGTGGGTTTTCTTGATGATGAAAATAGTTGGAAGCTTTTATGTGACGTGGCATTTGCAGGACAAGGTTGCCCTCCTCGGCTAGAAAAAATCATGGAGGAGATTGTCACGAAATGCAAAGGACTTCCACTTGCAATCAGGGTGATTGGAGGGCTTCTTGGAAAGTCACCGAGGACGCAAGAGTATTGGGAAAAAATCGCAAAAGACAAGAGCTTGGTTATGGAATATTCAGGTGATGGCAGCAAACCCTCCAGCATATTATACACGAGTTACAAGCATTTGCCTGTTTGGTTAAGATCATGTTTTCTTTACTTGGGACTATTTCCCGAAGACCATGAAATAGATGTGCCTAATCTTATCAAATTATGGGTTGCGGAGGGATTCATAAAACCAATTAAAAGCCTAAGTTTGGAACAGATTGCTGAGGCTTACATAAAGGAGCTTATTGATAGGAATCTTCTAATAGTTACTGAATTGGAAATAAACAAGAAAGTTTCATATTGTTGCCTTCATGATCTAATAAGAGAGCTATGCATATGGATAGCAGAGAAAGAAAACTTCTATTATGACCAAAGGGACATAGCTGGGTGGCGTCACTTCATATCTGATGAAAGAACGAGAGGTTTTTACTGTCGAGAATCTTGGACTAGTTTAGAAAAGCCATCAGTTATGAGACCTCTAATATTGAGTAGGGAGGAAGGAGAAGCACCACTTAAATCTAGATTGTTGAGAGTGTTGGTTGCTGATCATGAGAGTCGCCTAGACCCTTCTTTTCAGCAAGTTAACGTGCGCTACATATCCCTAAAATCTTATACATTTGGTATACCTATTCCTTGGTCAATATCACTATGTTGGAGTTTGCAAAGTTTGATTCTGGAACAATGGACGCGAGTAGTTGTACCATCCGATATTTGGAAGATGCCACAACTTAGGCATATCGAGATCAGCTTAATGGTAGTAGAGAATCCTACCCCCGGTGACGTCTTTGTTTTGCACAACTTACAAACACTCAAGTTGGTAAAGGATCTCATTTTCACAGAGGAGGTGTGTGCGAGAATACCAAACATTAGGGAATTGGGAATTGTATATGGCTTCGATAAACAAGCTGGGGTAAGAAGGGACAAGTTCCATCTGCAAAATTTTGGCCGCTTAAACAAGCTTGAATCACTACAATACTCTTTCCTTGGAGGGGGATACGTAAGCGATCGCTTTGAGAAGCTTAAATTGCCCAACTCACTCACGAAGCTCATTTTAAACAATTGTTATATGGTGTGGAGTGATATGGCAATTATTGCATTGTTGCCTCATCTTCAACTTCTTCGATTGGAACAACGTGCAGTTGTAGGGGCAGAGTGGAATTTTGTTAATGAGGAATTTCGTAGCTTGAAACATCTTATCATTTTTAACTGTGATGATATGTTTCATTGGATTGCGGAAAAGTCCAATTTTCCAGTGCTGGAGACGCTCGATCTTTGGAATTTAGATAAACTGGATAAGGTTCCTTGGGATATTGGAGAAATACCCACACTCGAAAGAATATGTGTTCGTTACTGTACGAAATCAGCGAGCATGTCAGCAATGGAGATACTAGAGGAACAAGAGAATCTTGGAAATCAAGTCCTTCATCTTGGAATTGAATTCAAAGGAGATCCGATGTGGATGGAAAAGGTCAAACAACGCTTCACATCCCAAAATCTTCACATTTCATCGAAG GGTTTTTATCATTCATTGAGTTACAATTTGCTCACGCACTCAAGATGA
- the LOC125222348 gene encoding putative late blight resistance protein homolog R1B-16 isoform X3 — MAATAHASLVSLLNTMDQIQTHPRLSIYFDNYQFQSLREVVYFLVDFVENFSEVEDMMRRIGDAAHEAEDIIEVEAADRIRGESTTKSLTMLLHLQRIIQNISSIKDEVIKFKEETGFINSMPPSSSLSSSSSAPRVTKKTNMLGFDRYVAQLLDELTGYDCCRRILPIVGMGGIGRSPKNKPDDQLGEELYKTLSGRRYLVILDDVWSVEAWEKIQFFFPQNDNGSRIVVTTRQQELVNYFGCSSVAVGFLDDENSWKLLCDVAFAGQGCPPRLEKIMEEIVTKCKGLPLAIRVIGGLLGKSPRTQEYWEKIAKDKSLVMEYSGDGSKPSSILYTSYKHLPVWLRSCFLYLGLFPEDHEIDVPNLIKLWVAEGFIKPIKSLSLEQIAEAYIKELIDRNLLIVTELEINKKVSYCCLHDLIRELCIWIAEKENFYYDQRDIAGWRHFISDERTRGFYCRESWTSLEKPSVMRPLILSREEGEAPLKSRLLRVLVADHESRLDPSFQQVNVRYISLKSYTFGIPIPWSISLCWSLQSLILEQWTRVVVPSDIWKMPQLRHIEISLMVVENPTPGDVFVLHNLQTLKLVKDLIFTEEVCARIPNIRELGIVYGFDKQAGVRRDKFHLQNFGRLNKLESLQYSFLGGGYVSDRFEKLKLPNSLTKLILNNCYMVWSDMAIIALLPHLQLLRLEQRAVVGAEWNFVNEEFRSLKHLIIFNCDDMFHWIAEKSNFPVLETLDLWNLDKLDKVPWDIGEIPTLERICVRYCTKSASMSAMEILEEQENLGNQVLHLGIEFKGDPMWMEKVKQRFTSQNLHISSKGFYHSLSYNLLTHSR; from the exons ATGGCAGCAACGGCTCATGCATCTCTAGTGTCGCTGTTGAATACTATGGATCAGATCCAGACTCATCCCCGCCTTTCCATCTATTTCGACAACTATCAGTTTCAATCTCTTCGGGAGGTGGTGTATTTCCTTGTTGATTTTGTGGAGAATTTTTCTGAAGTAGAAGATATGATGAGGCGAATTGGGGATGCAGCTCATGAGGCTGAAGACATAATTGAAGTCGAAGCTGCTGATCGAATTCGTGGTGAGTCTACTACAAAAAGTCTAACAATGTTGCTCCATCTGCAGAGAATAATACAAAACATTAGCTCTATCAAGGATGAGGTTATCAAGTTTAAAGAGGAAACTGGATTCATAAATTCGATGCCTCCTTCATCATCATTGTCATCGTCATCATCAGCTCCTCGTGTCACTAAGAAGACTAACATGCTGGGATTTGATCGCTATGTGGCGCAGCTTTTGGATGAGCTCACCGGATATGATTGTTGTCGGCGAATACTCCCAATCGTTGGAATGGGAGGCATTG GTCGATCGCCCAAGAATAAACCTGATGATCAACTAGGTGAAGAGTTGTATAAAACATTATCAGGCAGACGGTATCTGGTAATATTGGATGATGTGTGGAGTGTTGAGGCGTGGGAAAAGATACAGTTCTTCTTCCCCCAAAATGATAATGGAAGCAGAATTGTTGTAACGACCAGGCAACAAGAACTGGTTAATTACTTTGGCTGCTCTTCAGTTGCGGTGGGTTTTCTTGATGATGAAAATAGTTGGAAGCTTTTATGTGACGTGGCATTTGCAGGACAAGGTTGCCCTCCTCGGCTAGAAAAAATCATGGAGGAGATTGTCACGAAATGCAAAGGACTTCCACTTGCAATCAGGGTGATTGGAGGGCTTCTTGGAAAGTCACCGAGGACGCAAGAGTATTGGGAAAAAATCGCAAAAGACAAGAGCTTGGTTATGGAATATTCAGGTGATGGCAGCAAACCCTCCAGCATATTATACACGAGTTACAAGCATTTGCCTGTTTGGTTAAGATCATGTTTTCTTTACTTGGGACTATTTCCCGAAGACCATGAAATAGATGTGCCTAATCTTATCAAATTATGGGTTGCGGAGGGATTCATAAAACCAATTAAAAGCCTAAGTTTGGAACAGATTGCTGAGGCTTACATAAAGGAGCTTATTGATAGGAATCTTCTAATAGTTACTGAATTGGAAATAAACAAGAAAGTTTCATATTGTTGCCTTCATGATCTAATAAGAGAGCTATGCATATGGATAGCAGAGAAAGAAAACTTCTATTATGACCAAAGGGACATAGCTGGGTGGCGTCACTTCATATCTGATGAAAGAACGAGAGGTTTTTACTGTCGAGAATCTTGGACTAGTTTAGAAAAGCCATCAGTTATGAGACCTCTAATATTGAGTAGGGAGGAAGGAGAAGCACCACTTAAATCTAGATTGTTGAGAGTGTTGGTTGCTGATCATGAGAGTCGCCTAGACCCTTCTTTTCAGCAAGTTAACGTGCGCTACATATCCCTAAAATCTTATACATTTGGTATACCTATTCCTTGGTCAATATCACTATGTTGGAGTTTGCAAAGTTTGATTCTGGAACAATGGACGCGAGTAGTTGTACCATCCGATATTTGGAAGATGCCACAACTTAGGCATATCGAGATCAGCTTAATGGTAGTAGAGAATCCTACCCCCGGTGACGTCTTTGTTTTGCACAACTTACAAACACTCAAGTTGGTAAAGGATCTCATTTTCACAGAGGAGGTGTGTGCGAGAATACCAAACATTAGGGAATTGGGAATTGTATATGGCTTCGATAAACAAGCTGGGGTAAGAAGGGACAAGTTCCATCTGCAAAATTTTGGCCGCTTAAACAAGCTTGAATCACTACAATACTCTTTCCTTGGAGGGGGATACGTAAGCGATCGCTTTGAGAAGCTTAAATTGCCCAACTCACTCACGAAGCTCATTTTAAACAATTGTTATATGGTGTGGAGTGATATGGCAATTATTGCATTGTTGCCTCATCTTCAACTTCTTCGATTGGAACAACGTGCAGTTGTAGGGGCAGAGTGGAATTTTGTTAATGAGGAATTTCGTAGCTTGAAACATCTTATCATTTTTAACTGTGATGATATGTTTCATTGGATTGCGGAAAAGTCCAATTTTCCAGTGCTGGAGACGCTCGATCTTTGGAATTTAGATAAACTGGATAAGGTTCCTTGGGATATTGGAGAAATACCCACACTCGAAAGAATATGTGTTCGTTACTGTACGAAATCAGCGAGCATGTCAGCAATGGAGATACTAGAGGAACAAGAGAATCTTGGAAATCAAGTCCTTCATCTTGGAATTGAATTCAAAGGAGATCCGATGTGGATGGAAAAGGTCAAACAACGCTTCACATCCCAAAATCTTCACATTTCATCGAAG GGTTTTTATCATTCATTGAGTTACAATTTGCTCACGCACTCAAGATGA
- the LOC125222348 gene encoding putative late blight resistance protein homolog R1B-16 isoform X4: MGGIGKTTLARNVYEHSIMVHHFDVRAWVVVSQEYNTSDMLSQALSCLGRSPKNKPDDQLGEELYKTLSGRRYLVILDDVWSVEAWEKIQFFFPQNDNGSRIVVTTRQQELVNYFGCSSVAVGFLDDENSWKLLCDVAFAGQGCPPRLEKIMEEIVTKCKGLPLAIRVIGGLLGKSPRTQEYWEKIAKDKSLVMEYSGDGSKPSSILYTSYKHLPVWLRSCFLYLGLFPEDHEIDVPNLIKLWVAEGFIKPIKSLSLEQIAEAYIKELIDRNLLIVTELEINKKVSYCCLHDLIRELCIWIAEKENFYYDQRDIAGWRHFISDERTRGFYCRESWTSLEKPSVMRPLILSREEGEAPLKSRLLRVLVADHESRLDPSFQQVNVRYISLKSYTFGIPIPWSISLCWSLQSLILEQWTRVVVPSDIWKMPQLRHIEISLMVVENPTPGDVFVLHNLQTLKLVKDLIFTEEVCARIPNIRELGIVYGFDKQAGVRRDKFHLQNFGRLNKLESLQYSFLGGGYVSDRFEKLKLPNSLTKLILNNCYMVWSDMAIIALLPHLQLLRLEQRAVVGAEWNFVNEEFRSLKHLIIFNCDDMFHWIAEKSNFPVLETLDLWNLDKLDKVPWDIGEIPTLERICVRYCTKSASMSAMEILEEQENLGNQVLHLGIEFKGDPMWMEKVKQRFTSQNLHISSKGFYHSLSYNLLTHSR; encoded by the exons ATGGGAGGCATTGGTAAGACCACTCTTGCGAGAAATGTTTATGAACATTCAATTATGGTGCATCATTTTGATGTTCGTGCTTGGGTTGTCGTGTCTCAAGAATATAATACAAGTGATATGCTTTCACAAGCACTTTCTTGCCTAGGTCGATCGCCCAAGAATAAACCTGATGATCAACTAGGTGAAGAGTTGTATAAAACATTATCAGGCAGACGGTATCTGGTAATATTGGATGATGTGTGGAGTGTTGAGGCGTGGGAAAAGATACAGTTCTTCTTCCCCCAAAATGATAATGGAAGCAGAATTGTTGTAACGACCAGGCAACAAGAACTGGTTAATTACTTTGGCTGCTCTTCAGTTGCGGTGGGTTTTCTTGATGATGAAAATAGTTGGAAGCTTTTATGTGACGTGGCATTTGCAGGACAAGGTTGCCCTCCTCGGCTAGAAAAAATCATGGAGGAGATTGTCACGAAATGCAAAGGACTTCCACTTGCAATCAGGGTGATTGGAGGGCTTCTTGGAAAGTCACCGAGGACGCAAGAGTATTGGGAAAAAATCGCAAAAGACAAGAGCTTGGTTATGGAATATTCAGGTGATGGCAGCAAACCCTCCAGCATATTATACACGAGTTACAAGCATTTGCCTGTTTGGTTAAGATCATGTTTTCTTTACTTGGGACTATTTCCCGAAGACCATGAAATAGATGTGCCTAATCTTATCAAATTATGGGTTGCGGAGGGATTCATAAAACCAATTAAAAGCCTAAGTTTGGAACAGATTGCTGAGGCTTACATAAAGGAGCTTATTGATAGGAATCTTCTAATAGTTACTGAATTGGAAATAAACAAGAAAGTTTCATATTGTTGCCTTCATGATCTAATAAGAGAGCTATGCATATGGATAGCAGAGAAAGAAAACTTCTATTATGACCAAAGGGACATAGCTGGGTGGCGTCACTTCATATCTGATGAAAGAACGAGAGGTTTTTACTGTCGAGAATCTTGGACTAGTTTAGAAAAGCCATCAGTTATGAGACCTCTAATATTGAGTAGGGAGGAAGGAGAAGCACCACTTAAATCTAGATTGTTGAGAGTGTTGGTTGCTGATCATGAGAGTCGCCTAGACCCTTCTTTTCAGCAAGTTAACGTGCGCTACATATCCCTAAAATCTTATACATTTGGTATACCTATTCCTTGGTCAATATCACTATGTTGGAGTTTGCAAAGTTTGATTCTGGAACAATGGACGCGAGTAGTTGTACCATCCGATATTTGGAAGATGCCACAACTTAGGCATATCGAGATCAGCTTAATGGTAGTAGAGAATCCTACCCCCGGTGACGTCTTTGTTTTGCACAACTTACAAACACTCAAGTTGGTAAAGGATCTCATTTTCACAGAGGAGGTGTGTGCGAGAATACCAAACATTAGGGAATTGGGAATTGTATATGGCTTCGATAAACAAGCTGGGGTAAGAAGGGACAAGTTCCATCTGCAAAATTTTGGCCGCTTAAACAAGCTTGAATCACTACAATACTCTTTCCTTGGAGGGGGATACGTAAGCGATCGCTTTGAGAAGCTTAAATTGCCCAACTCACTCACGAAGCTCATTTTAAACAATTGTTATATGGTGTGGAGTGATATGGCAATTATTGCATTGTTGCCTCATCTTCAACTTCTTCGATTGGAACAACGTGCAGTTGTAGGGGCAGAGTGGAATTTTGTTAATGAGGAATTTCGTAGCTTGAAACATCTTATCATTTTTAACTGTGATGATATGTTTCATTGGATTGCGGAAAAGTCCAATTTTCCAGTGCTGGAGACGCTCGATCTTTGGAATTTAGATAAACTGGATAAGGTTCCTTGGGATATTGGAGAAATACCCACACTCGAAAGAATATGTGTTCGTTACTGTACGAAATCAGCGAGCATGTCAGCAATGGAGATACTAGAGGAACAAGAGAATCTTGGAAATCAAGTCCTTCATCTTGGAATTGAATTCAAAGGAGATCCGATGTGGATGGAAAAGGTCAAACAACGCTTCACATCCCAAAATCTTCACATTTCATCGAAG GGTTTTTATCATTCATTGAGTTACAATTTGCTCACGCACTCAAGATGA